In Bdellovibrio sp. GT3, one genomic interval encodes:
- a CDS encoding glycoside hydrolase family 3 protein, which produces MFFAIPVLVPAQTKSLDQIIDTKISKMSLNEKVGQLFIVGFPHTRTNKDFEKFIQDYKPGSFLLFKRNIQSLEQVKKLNEDLYKISYNSTKLPPLIAIDQEGGAVSRLPIQPNPPNALAIGQTQSKELSEEMGYQTGLFLREVGFNMNLAPVLDVADPYTSSFIGVRSFGSDPTLVKEIGTAYAKGLLRSKVIPTAKHFPGTGNVKADPHNVVVNNVSSESSLKAKDLIPFEGYSSLGSNVAVMLSHSIYPALDPKREPASFSSKISTELLRNDLKYQGLVITDDLLMKGSKDILRPDQAALKALLAGADIVMMTWSIHDQERAIKTVRSAVEDGRFSVDLLNQKLHRILVTKAFANIYRRNPNLPSLIAKGTLSSQDYVSLEERVLNENIRTNLNSKTAITDTSEAERAPAANPEVVCAFSPSFDFLTSFKNASTDTVHTKQLFGSSKVSDILNPAKSNSCEVILVAVTGPKTARLLRTLPTQIKKNTVVINLGSPGLVPKEHPYRKLVQLYFNHKDSGKKVAEHLAEILNSQSESFALRD; this is translated from the coding sequence GTGTTTTTTGCAATTCCCGTCCTTGTGCCAGCTCAGACAAAGTCATTAGATCAGATTATTGATACGAAAATTTCCAAAATGTCCCTGAATGAAAAGGTGGGGCAACTATTTATCGTTGGCTTCCCGCACACCAGGACAAACAAGGATTTTGAAAAGTTCATCCAAGACTATAAGCCGGGTTCCTTCTTGCTGTTTAAGCGAAATATTCAATCTCTGGAGCAGGTAAAAAAGCTGAACGAAGACCTCTACAAAATTTCCTACAACTCCACAAAACTTCCACCCTTGATTGCCATCGATCAAGAAGGTGGTGCGGTATCACGACTTCCCATACAGCCCAATCCTCCAAATGCACTCGCTATTGGACAGACTCAATCAAAAGAACTTTCTGAGGAAATGGGCTATCAAACGGGACTCTTTCTTCGCGAAGTTGGATTCAACATGAATCTTGCCCCAGTACTTGATGTCGCAGACCCGTATACCTCAAGCTTTATCGGCGTACGTTCATTCGGATCTGATCCGACACTGGTAAAAGAGATCGGCACGGCCTATGCAAAAGGGCTCTTGCGATCCAAAGTAATTCCCACTGCAAAACACTTTCCTGGAACTGGAAACGTCAAAGCGGACCCGCATAATGTTGTTGTTAATAATGTCTCTAGTGAAAGTTCTCTGAAAGCAAAAGATCTGATTCCGTTTGAGGGATATTCTTCACTTGGCTCCAATGTCGCAGTGATGCTGTCGCATTCTATTTATCCGGCACTGGATCCCAAGAGAGAACCTGCGAGCTTTTCCTCAAAGATATCCACAGAGCTTTTACGAAACGATTTGAAATACCAGGGTCTAGTAATAACCGACGACCTTCTGATGAAGGGCTCTAAAGATATACTTCGCCCTGATCAGGCTGCTCTAAAAGCACTTCTTGCGGGAGCAGATATCGTGATGATGACCTGGTCTATTCACGATCAGGAGCGCGCCATCAAAACCGTTCGCAGCGCTGTGGAAGACGGTAGATTTTCAGTAGATCTTTTAAATCAAAAACTTCACCGCATCCTTGTGACCAAAGCGTTTGCCAATATCTATAGAAGAAACCCTAATCTTCCCTCCCTCATTGCCAAAGGTACACTGAGCTCGCAGGACTACGTTAGCCTCGAAGAGCGAGTTTTAAACGAAAACATCCGCACTAACTTAAACTCCAAGACGGCTATAACTGACACGTCAGAAGCAGAGCGTGCCCCAGCTGCGAATCCCGAAGTGGTCTGTGCGTTCTCTCCATCATTTGATTTTTTAACAAGCTTTAAGAATGCATCGACCGACACTGTTCACACAAAGCAGCTATTCGGGAGTTCAAAGGTTTCTGATATCCTTAATCCGGCAAAAAGCAATTCCTGCGAAGTGATTCTGGTGGCGGTCACCGGACCTAAAACTGCACGTCTGCTTCGCACCCTGCCCACACAGATAAAAAAGAACACTGTTGTGATAAATTTGGGTTCACCAGGATTGGTACCCAAAGAACATCCCTATCGCAAGCTAGTGCAGCTGTATTTCAATCACAAAGACTCTGGCAAGAAAGTGGCAGAGCATCTTGCGGAGATCCTTAATTCGCAATCTGAAAGCTTTGCGCTTCGCGATTAG
- a CDS encoding GIY-YIG nuclease family protein yields the protein MKLNEMPLFFLDVQTTGAKPESGAHILEVAWTSLDGETKASLVQLPNEEKIPYRIQLITGIFNEDMAAAETPDKVFSEIEAKFKGHHCLIHFAQFEKPFLKSYYAQKESDFPFSILCTHEIAKRLFPNLPTRGIKGLAGYFGYPSQDLKRAAQQTQATRVIWQGLMVELAKQGVETWEQLQAWLNVTPKTARTKYEYPLDKAKRLSLPDQPGIYRMISKWDEILYVGKATSLKDRVNSYFRGQKNRDSRKLEMLTQVYDLRVTVCGSPLEAALLETDEIKKWDPRYNISLKAAHRNLVFFNREFTDMEFEQSQEFNIGPFTSSVVFDSLRNLRDCVLAESFHDNVFYEPIEASLVKDGLQIFCERHGMGVEDFKSLRKIMALSLWWNRKFEFIEEEEEVESSEVENGESEDIEVILTASDIADKIDRHIMRAGMTYLRSKQLTRILNSNISYRIADSATDEPYYLNVRKGLIETTSSSPRVPKVQLWDSLTIDTYDRMSVLLMELGKIETQSGEVTIDYI from the coding sequence GTGAAGTTAAATGAAATGCCACTCTTCTTTTTGGATGTGCAAACTACGGGCGCAAAGCCAGAGAGTGGTGCGCACATCCTTGAGGTGGCATGGACGTCACTTGATGGGGAAACCAAGGCAAGCCTGGTTCAACTGCCGAATGAAGAGAAGATCCCGTATCGCATTCAATTGATCACAGGAATCTTCAACGAGGATATGGCCGCGGCTGAGACGCCTGATAAAGTTTTTTCCGAGATCGAGGCAAAATTCAAGGGGCACCATTGCCTGATTCATTTTGCCCAGTTCGAAAAGCCCTTTCTTAAAAGCTACTATGCGCAGAAGGAAAGTGACTTTCCATTTTCGATTCTTTGCACTCACGAGATTGCAAAAAGATTATTCCCGAATCTTCCAACCAGGGGGATTAAAGGTCTTGCCGGATACTTTGGTTATCCGTCACAGGATTTAAAGAGAGCGGCCCAGCAGACGCAGGCCACCAGGGTCATTTGGCAGGGGCTTATGGTAGAGTTAGCTAAGCAGGGTGTTGAGACCTGGGAGCAGCTTCAAGCGTGGCTTAACGTCACACCAAAGACTGCGCGAACCAAGTATGAATATCCCTTGGACAAAGCAAAGCGCCTTTCATTGCCGGATCAACCGGGTATTTACCGAATGATCAGTAAGTGGGATGAAATCCTTTACGTCGGAAAGGCAACCTCATTGAAAGATCGGGTTAATAGCTATTTCCGTGGTCAGAAGAATCGCGACAGTCGAAAGCTTGAGATGCTAACGCAGGTTTATGACTTAAGAGTCACAGTCTGCGGCAGTCCCCTTGAGGCGGCATTGCTTGAAACCGATGAAATTAAAAAATGGGACCCAAGATACAATATCAGTTTAAAGGCGGCCCATAGAAATCTTGTGTTCTTTAATCGGGAATTTACTGACATGGAGTTTGAGCAAAGCCAGGAATTCAATATTGGACCATTTACTTCAAGCGTAGTTTTTGATTCTTTAAGAAACCTGCGAGACTGCGTGCTCGCCGAGAGCTTTCACGACAATGTTTTCTATGAGCCCATTGAAGCGAGCTTAGTCAAAGATGGTTTGCAGATCTTTTGTGAGCGTCACGGGATGGGTGTTGAAGACTTTAAATCTTTGCGAAAAATAATGGCTCTGAGTCTTTGGTGGAATCGGAAATTTGAATTTATTGAGGAAGAGGAAGAAGTCGAGTCATCTGAGGTCGAGAACGGCGAGTCTGAAGACATCGAAGTTATTCTAACGGCCTCTGATATTGCCGATAAGATTGATAGACACATCATGCGGGCCGGGATGACATACCTGCGCTCAAAACAGCTGACCAGAATCTTGAACTCGAATATTTCATATCGAATTGCGGACTCGGCTACAGATGAGCCATACTATTTAAATGTACGAAAAGGGCTCATTGAGACCACAAGCTCGTCGCCACGAGTTCCAAAGGTTCAACTGTGGGATAGTCTGACTATTGATACCTATGACCGAATGAGTGTTCTGCTGATGGAGCTTGGTAAAATCGAAACTCAGAGTGGTGAAGTCACCATTGATTATATCTAA
- a CDS encoding ATP-dependent DNA helicase, producing the protein MAKKNNRKIPIDLRQFALPCPRVGSIEAHSGYGQTPRMGQEIHQSIQKKRIREIPGYEAEKKLTIEFERDQYTFVISGRADGVIEGSSFMVEEIKSSFDVDSLEHKLTVDDNHPYVWQLRTYGYILYKQTGEIPDLKMLLVSSRNFKQSEMYFDLDIEEYEAWLALRLAELVDETKVREKIFKKRVESAEDLKFPFISPRPGQTELIENIQLGFVEEKSLLIQAPTGLGKTIGVLYPSLKDAFARGQKVIYVTPKNSQHQVAEEAVEKLQDQGASIRPLTITAKSKMCFKAEPLCNPQYCEFAKDYYKKVAENDLVNKVSKLRSLSQKKLQELGEEYQVCPFELSIEAIERADVVIADYNYVFSTRSLLGRLEMPLMEPSQKANLVIDEAHNLPARAQDYFSPAISTRDLQNVIPSLAKIALRFQRRAQLLCEEAIAVIESYRGESRTVQIDFDPVFELESRLREFLAEYLEADVEIQPQDGVLRLVNLWSEFSQALELQGPEFFQTYQKNRIYGEINETLKVTCCDASRHLNEIYKSFKNVVAFSATLKPFPYSRKLLGLDEEFTKSLEFVSPFPKEHRKILLIPQISTKYKDRPVNAPKIAQAMEKIMAVKPGNYIALFPSFEFMKDVEGYLKDSSYQRLVQQREMKADRVDDFLSFMKSADKPTLLLAVQGGIFSEGVDFPGDMLIGAFVVGPALPNFDFEREQIRQYYERSHEKSEAFNYTYVYPAMAKTIQSAGRVIRSENDKGIIVLMDTRFLESTYSETMPQGWFQDSVQELVSGKILSDVSEFWKTT; encoded by the coding sequence ATGGCAAAGAAAAACAATCGCAAAATACCAATCGATCTGCGGCAGTTCGCTTTGCCATGCCCACGCGTTGGAAGCATAGAAGCTCACTCCGGCTATGGACAGACGCCACGAATGGGTCAGGAAATTCACCAGAGCATTCAGAAAAAACGCATTCGTGAGATTCCAGGTTATGAGGCTGAAAAAAAGCTGACCATCGAGTTTGAAAGAGATCAATACACATTTGTTATCTCCGGTCGGGCGGATGGTGTGATTGAAGGATCCAGCTTTATGGTCGAAGAGATTAAATCTTCTTTTGATGTGGATAGCCTGGAACACAAACTTACAGTGGATGATAATCATCCCTACGTATGGCAGCTGCGAACCTATGGTTACATCCTTTATAAACAAACTGGTGAAATTCCAGATTTAAAAATGCTTTTGGTTTCCTCGCGAAACTTCAAGCAAAGTGAGATGTATTTCGACCTTGATATTGAAGAGTATGAAGCCTGGCTTGCATTGCGACTTGCTGAGCTAGTGGATGAAACCAAGGTTCGTGAAAAGATCTTCAAGAAACGGGTGGAATCCGCAGAGGATCTAAAGTTTCCATTCATTTCACCTCGTCCTGGGCAAACCGAACTCATTGAAAATATTCAGTTGGGTTTTGTCGAGGAGAAATCACTACTTATTCAAGCTCCCACGGGCTTGGGCAAAACCATTGGGGTTTTGTATCCTTCTTTAAAGGATGCATTTGCTCGCGGCCAGAAGGTCATCTACGTCACTCCAAAAAACTCTCAACATCAGGTGGCGGAAGAGGCTGTAGAGAAGCTGCAGGATCAGGGTGCTTCAATCAGACCGCTGACAATCACTGCCAAAAGTAAGATGTGCTTTAAGGCGGAGCCGCTGTGCAATCCGCAGTACTGTGAATTTGCCAAAGACTATTACAAGAAAGTTGCTGAAAACGATTTGGTTAACAAAGTTTCAAAACTAAGATCGCTAAGTCAGAAAAAGCTGCAGGAGTTAGGTGAAGAGTACCAGGTGTGTCCTTTTGAATTGTCCATAGAGGCGATTGAAAGAGCGGATGTGGTGATAGCTGACTACAACTACGTTTTTTCAACCAGAAGCCTTCTGGGGCGTTTAGAGATGCCATTAATGGAGCCTTCGCAAAAGGCAAACCTTGTCATTGACGAGGCCCACAATCTACCAGCCAGGGCTCAGGACTACTTTTCACCAGCCATATCCACAAGGGACTTACAAAATGTTATTCCTTCATTGGCAAAAATCGCATTACGCTTTCAAAGGCGTGCGCAACTTTTGTGTGAGGAAGCCATTGCAGTGATCGAGTCCTATCGTGGTGAATCGCGAACTGTTCAAATTGATTTTGATCCGGTGTTTGAGTTGGAATCAAGACTGCGGGAGTTTCTGGCTGAGTACCTGGAGGCAGATGTCGAGATTCAACCTCAGGACGGAGTTTTGAGACTTGTTAATCTGTGGAGTGAATTTTCTCAAGCTTTGGAGCTGCAAGGCCCTGAGTTCTTTCAAACCTATCAAAAGAATCGCATTTACGGCGAAATCAACGAAACTCTGAAAGTCACCTGTTGTGATGCCTCCAGACACTTGAATGAAATTTATAAATCATTTAAGAACGTCGTCGCATTCTCGGCGACGTTAAAGCCATTTCCTTACTCAAGAAAACTATTGGGACTGGATGAGGAGTTCACAAAATCGCTGGAGTTTGTTTCTCCTTTTCCTAAAGAGCACAGAAAAATACTGCTGATTCCGCAAATATCAACCAAGTACAAAGATCGACCGGTGAATGCGCCGAAGATTGCCCAGGCCATGGAAAAAATCATGGCGGTAAAACCCGGAAACTATATTGCTCTATTTCCGAGCTTTGAGTTTATGAAAGACGTTGAGGGCTATCTGAAAGACAGCAGCTATCAACGGTTGGTGCAGCAACGTGAAATGAAGGCGGATCGCGTGGACGACTTTTTGTCCTTCATGAAGAGTGCCGACAAACCTACACTTCTACTTGCGGTTCAGGGTGGTATATTTTCTGAGGGAGTCGACTTTCCTGGTGATATGCTGATCGGCGCCTTTGTGGTGGGGCCGGCACTTCCAAACTTTGACTTCGAGAGAGAGCAAATTCGCCAATACTATGAGCGCTCCCATGAAAAGTCCGAGGCCTTTAACTACACATATGTTTATCCTGCGATGGCAAAAACCATCCAGTCTGCTGGCCGGGTCATTCGCTCAGAAAATGACAAGGGCATTATTGTATTAATGGATACTCGATTCCTGGAGTCCACATACTCTGAAACAATGCCTCAGGGCTGGTTTCAGGACAGTGTGCAGGAATTGGTTTCCGGAAAAATTCTTTCTGATGTTTCAGAGTTTTGGAAAACGACGTGA
- the atpC gene encoding ATP synthase F1 subunit epsilon, giving the protein MKLTIVTPERRLLVGQEVEEVTVPGFKGELNILPGHAPLITTLGIGVMKWRLKGQEKQNQAVISWGYCQVSPEGVNVLANIADLPEEIDLVATKEALAKSEKHVLDEVITDADWVEFQKEWTRARAKIEVAEGAAKK; this is encoded by the coding sequence ATGAAACTGACAATCGTGACTCCAGAGCGTCGTCTACTTGTTGGCCAAGAGGTCGAAGAAGTAACTGTTCCTGGTTTTAAAGGAGAACTTAATATTCTTCCTGGTCACGCGCCTCTAATCACTACACTGGGTATCGGTGTGATGAAATGGAGACTTAAGGGTCAAGAAAAGCAGAACCAAGCTGTTATCAGCTGGGGTTACTGCCAAGTATCCCCTGAAGGCGTGAATGTTCTTGCGAACATCGCTGACTTGCCAGAAGAAATCGATCTTGTTGCAACTAAAGAAGCCTTGGCAAAATCTGAGAAACACGTCCTTGACGAAGTAATCACAGATGCTGACTGGGTTGAGTTCCAAAAAGAATGGACTCGCGCAAGAGCGAAAATTGAAGTGGCTGAAGGCGCTGCTAAAAAATAG
- the atpD gene encoding F0F1 ATP synthase subunit beta, whose translation MAFGKVKQVMGPVVDVEFEGGELPAINSALRVSNKFISDVEFNLVLEVAQHLGDGVVRTISMDQTEGLVRGEKVKALGTQITAPVGREALGRIINVVGEPIDEMGPVNAKDHWGIHRTAPKFEDQATSAAMLMTGIKVVDLLAPYAKGGKIGLFGGAGVGKTVLIQELIRNIATEHGGFSVFAGVGERTREGNDLWQEMKQSGVLAKTSLVFGQMNEPPGARARVALTGLTVAEYFRDVENQDVLFFVDNIFRFTQAGAEVSALLGRIPSAVGYQPTLATEMGTLQERITSTKKGSITSVQAVYVPADDYTDPAPATTFTHLDATTNLDRDIAAMAIFPAVHPLTSTSRLLDPTVIGEEHYKVARDVQALLQRNRELQDIIAILGMDELSETDKLVVSRSRKIQRFLSQPFFVAEQFTGLPGKYVDIKDTVKGFKEILEGKHDALPEQAFYLVGTIEDVIEKAKKLQA comes from the coding sequence ATGGCATTCGGTAAAGTAAAACAAGTTATGGGTCCCGTAGTGGACGTAGAATTCGAAGGCGGGGAACTTCCTGCAATCAATTCTGCTCTTCGTGTATCTAATAAATTTATCTCTGACGTTGAATTCAACCTGGTTCTTGAAGTTGCTCAGCATTTGGGTGACGGTGTTGTAAGAACTATCTCTATGGATCAAACTGAAGGTTTGGTTCGTGGCGAAAAAGTTAAAGCATTGGGCACTCAAATCACAGCGCCAGTTGGTCGCGAAGCTTTGGGTCGTATCATCAACGTAGTTGGTGAGCCAATCGACGAAATGGGTCCAGTAAACGCAAAAGACCACTGGGGTATCCACAGAACTGCTCCAAAATTTGAAGACCAAGCTACATCTGCAGCAATGTTGATGACTGGTATCAAAGTCGTAGACTTGCTAGCTCCATACGCTAAGGGTGGTAAGATCGGTTTGTTCGGTGGTGCGGGTGTTGGTAAAACAGTACTTATCCAGGAACTTATCCGTAACATCGCTACTGAGCATGGTGGTTTCTCTGTATTCGCGGGTGTAGGTGAGCGTACTCGTGAAGGTAATGACTTGTGGCAAGAGATGAAACAGTCTGGCGTATTGGCTAAGACTTCTCTGGTTTTCGGTCAAATGAATGAACCTCCTGGTGCACGTGCGCGTGTTGCTTTGACAGGTTTGACTGTTGCTGAATACTTCCGTGACGTTGAGAACCAAGACGTTCTTTTCTTCGTTGATAACATCTTCCGCTTTACTCAAGCGGGTGCTGAAGTTTCTGCCCTTTTGGGTCGTATCCCTTCTGCCGTTGGTTACCAACCAACTTTGGCAACTGAGATGGGTACTCTTCAAGAGCGTATTACTTCCACTAAAAAAGGTTCCATCACTTCCGTACAAGCGGTTTACGTTCCTGCGGATGACTACACGGATCCAGCTCCAGCTACTACATTTACTCACTTGGATGCGACTACGAATCTTGACCGTGATATCGCAGCTATGGCGATCTTCCCTGCAGTTCACCCATTGACGTCTACATCTCGTCTTTTGGATCCAACTGTTATCGGTGAAGAGCACTACAAAGTGGCTCGTGACGTTCAAGCATTGTTGCAACGTAACCGTGAGCTTCAAGATATCATCGCGATCCTTGGTATGGACGAATTGTCTGAGACAGACAAATTGGTTGTATCTCGTTCTCGTAAAATCCAACGTTTCTTGTCTCAGCCGTTCTTCGTTGCTGAGCAGTTCACTGGCTTGCCTGGTAAATACGTTGATATCAAAGACACTGTTAAAGGCTTCAAAGAGATCCTTGAAGGTAAACATGATGCTCTTCCTGAGCAAGCGTTCTACCTTGTTGGTACTATCGAAGACGTTATCGAAAAAGCTAAGAAGTTGCAGGCGTAA
- the atpG gene encoding ATP synthase F1 subunit gamma has product MASLKDIRAQIESTKNTQQITKAMKLVSAAKLRKAQNNIVNMRPYALTLRKVIADIAVTNKVTHPLMEKKEQVKNVLLVVITSDRGLCGAFNSNINKFTEAYYNNNKANLEKIDFLFVGRRGHDYFARRGIKPVDYITKLDKDISYELASKVANRVMNDYLEGAYDEVRIIHNEFQSAISQVVTAETLLPIDLGLTTFNSEAEANANFAVDMIFEPAPEQIIKELLEKHFDLQVYRCMSESVAGEHGARMSAMENATNNAKEMINKLTLTYNKLRQEKITTELIEIVSGAEALKG; this is encoded by the coding sequence ATGGCAAGTTTGAAGGATATCCGGGCTCAGATTGAGTCCACAAAAAACACCCAGCAGATCACGAAGGCTATGAAGCTCGTGTCTGCTGCGAAGTTGAGAAAGGCGCAGAATAACATCGTTAACATGCGTCCTTATGCTTTGACTTTGCGTAAGGTGATTGCGGATATCGCTGTGACTAACAAAGTTACGCACCCGTTGATGGAGAAGAAGGAACAAGTAAAGAATGTTTTGCTTGTTGTTATCACTTCTGATCGCGGTCTTTGCGGCGCTTTCAACAGCAATATCAACAAATTTACTGAGGCGTACTATAACAACAACAAGGCGAACCTGGAGAAGATTGATTTTCTTTTCGTGGGTCGTCGTGGTCACGACTACTTTGCTAGACGTGGTATCAAGCCGGTTGATTACATCACGAAGCTTGATAAAGACATCTCTTACGAGTTGGCTTCCAAGGTTGCGAATCGCGTGATGAATGACTACCTAGAAGGTGCATACGATGAAGTTCGTATCATTCATAACGAATTCCAATCTGCGATTTCTCAGGTTGTAACGGCTGAAACTCTTCTTCCAATTGATCTTGGTTTGACGACTTTCAACTCAGAAGCTGAGGCAAACGCAAACTTTGCTGTAGACATGATTTTCGAACCAGCTCCAGAGCAAATCATTAAAGAGTTGCTTGAAAAGCATTTCGACCTTCAGGTTTACAGATGTATGTCCGAGTCTGTTGCCGGTGAACATGGTGCTCGTATGAGCGCGATGGAAAACGCGACAAACAACGCGAAAGAGATGATCAACAAACTCACTCTGACGTACAACAAATTGAGACAAGAAAAAATTACTACAGAATTGATCGAAATCGTATCGGGCGCGGAAGCGCTTAAAGGATAG